Sequence from the Acidimicrobiia bacterium genome:
ACTACTGGCTGAAGTCGTCGGTGTTTCAGCAGCCGGGTCGGAACGACCCCATTTCCCAACCCGCGGCTGAATCGGCTCAGTTTCCTGCTCTCATCGGGAACTACCGGTTGAACATCGGGTTCCTACTCGCACTCGCTGCAGTTTGGTTCGTGTGGTGGCTGATGTATCGCTCGACGGTCGGTTATGAGTTCCGCGCCGTCGGTGCCAACCCCAGCGGAGGGAAATACGCAGGGATGAGCGTCGCCTGGATCTACGTTTCCGTCATGGCCGTCTCCGGTGGCCTGGGCGGCTTGGCCGGTGCGAATCAGATTCTCGGTTTGGAGCCGTACCGCGGCCTCTCCAACTTCGCCGGCACGATCGGCTTCGATGCGATCGCGTTGGCACTACTCGGCCGATCGCATCCGATCGGAGTGCTTCTGGCCGGATTGCTATTCGGCGCGCTACGCTCCGGCGGCCGTGAGATGCAAGGTGCAGCCGGCATTCCCATCGATCTCGTATTGGTTGTGCAAGCGCTGATCATTGTCTTCATCGCTGCGCCTGCGCTCGTGAGGGCCATATACAGGATCAAGACGCCCGATCAGGACGGCGGTGCGACGGTTTCGACTGGGTGGGGCGCATGACCGCCAACGCACAGGCAACAACCGTGGAGGTCAAGACGCGCGCAACGCCCGAGGAACGCCGGGCAACCGCGATCGGCGTAATCCTGGTGCTGCTCGGCGCGTTCGTGTTTTGGATCTTCGGGCTTGGCGTCGAATCCG
This genomic interval carries:
- a CDS encoding ABC transporter permease; amino-acid sequence: MTDGVAPPGHERPEGDPGWYSRVTGVGSSIRQATVIPALALLSALIIGAFIIAVTDVDTIRIWGDDPGEAFRLTFSGIADAYKALFVGSFGSVRAITETLYAATPLIFAGLAVAVGFQAGLFNIGANGQMHIGGMAALWIGFSISVPAFVHIPVALIAAIVAGAIWGGIAGLLKARTGAHEVITTIMLNFIALYLVDYWLKSSVFQQPGRNDPISQPAAESAQFPALIGNYRLNIGFLLALAAVWFVWWLMYRSTVGYEFRAVGANPSGGKYAGMSVAWIYVSVMAVSGGLGGLAGANQILGLEPYRGLSNFAGTIGFDAIALALLGRSHPIGVLLAGLLFGALRSGGREMQGAAGIPIDLVLVVQALIIVFIAAPALVRAIYRIKTPDQDGGATVSTGWGA